In one window of Prionailurus bengalensis isolate Pbe53 chromosome B3, Fcat_Pben_1.1_paternal_pri, whole genome shotgun sequence DNA:
- the HAUS2 gene encoding HAUS augmin-like complex subunit 2 isoform X4 — protein MLNISKKSASCFVNFSRLQQMTNIQAEIYQKNLEIELLRLEKDAADVIHPSFLAQKCNALQNMNNHLEAVLKEKRSLRQRLLKPMCQENLPIEAVYHRYMVHMLELAVTFIERLENHLETIRNIPHLDENLKKMSKALAQMDILVTETEELAENILKWQEQQKEVSSCIPKILAEENYLHKQDAIMPSLPFTSKVHIQTVNAK, from the exons ATGTTAAATATATCTAAGAAATCAGCTTCTTGCTTTGTGAACTTCTCCAGACTACAGCAGATGACAAACATTCAAGCTGAAATCTACCAG AAAAACCTGGAAATTGAACTTTTAAGACTAGAAAAAGATGCAGCAGATGTTATTCATCCTTCCTTTTTGG CTCAGAAGTGTAATGCTCTGCAAAACATGAATAATCATTTGGAAGCGGTGCTAAAAGAAAAGAGGTCCCTGCGGCAAAGACTGTTGAAACCCATGTGCCAGGAAAACTTGCCTATTGAAGCTGTTTATCACAG aTACATGGTACATATGCTGGAGTTGGCAGTGACTTTCATTGAAAGATTAGAAAACCATCTTGAAACAATTAGAAATATCCCTCATTTAGAtgaaaatctaaagaaaatg AGCAAGGCTTTAGCACAAATGGATATTTTGGTGACTGAGACAGAAGAACTGGCAGAGAATATACTCAAGTGGCAAGAACAACAAAAGGAAGTTTCCTCTTGTATCCCCAAAATACTAGCTGAAGAAAATTATCTTCATAAACAAGATGCTATAATGCCATCTTTACCTTTTACTTCTA
- the HAUS2 gene encoding HAUS augmin-like complex subunit 2 isoform X1 — MPLEPLPGNSGDSSAVVVRKRGSKKMIFQVSAGELSSEMLNISKKSASCFVNFSRLQQMTNIQAEIYQKNLEIELLRLEKDAADVIHPSFLAQKCNALQNMNNHLEAVLKEKRSLRQRLLKPMCQENLPIEAVYHRYMVHMLELAVTFIERLENHLETIRNIPHLDENLKKMSKALAQMDILVTETEELAENILKWQEQQKEVSSCIPKILAEENYLHKQDAIMPSLPFTSKVHIQTVNAK; from the exons ATGCCGTTGGAACCCCTTCCAGGCAACAGTGGTGACAGTTCTGCAGTGGTGGTGCGAAAGCGGGGCTCCAAGAAGATGATATTTCAAGTGTCTGCGGGCGAGTTATCCTCG GAGATGTTAAATATATCTAAGAAATCAGCTTCTTGCTTTGTGAACTTCTCCAGACTACAGCAGATGACAAACATTCAAGCTGAAATCTACCAG AAAAACCTGGAAATTGAACTTTTAAGACTAGAAAAAGATGCAGCAGATGTTATTCATCCTTCCTTTTTGG CTCAGAAGTGTAATGCTCTGCAAAACATGAATAATCATTTGGAAGCGGTGCTAAAAGAAAAGAGGTCCCTGCGGCAAAGACTGTTGAAACCCATGTGCCAGGAAAACTTGCCTATTGAAGCTGTTTATCACAG aTACATGGTACATATGCTGGAGTTGGCAGTGACTTTCATTGAAAGATTAGAAAACCATCTTGAAACAATTAGAAATATCCCTCATTTAGAtgaaaatctaaagaaaatg AGCAAGGCTTTAGCACAAATGGATATTTTGGTGACTGAGACAGAAGAACTGGCAGAGAATATACTCAAGTGGCAAGAACAACAAAAGGAAGTTTCCTCTTGTATCCCCAAAATACTAGCTGAAGAAAATTATCTTCATAAACAAGATGCTATAATGCCATCTTTACCTTTTACTTCTA
- the HAUS2 gene encoding HAUS augmin-like complex subunit 2 isoform X2, which produces MAAANPWDRAGERNAAGLLLDRFVASGLVTQEMLNISKKSASCFVNFSRLQQMTNIQAEIYQKNLEIELLRLEKDAADVIHPSFLAQKCNALQNMNNHLEAVLKEKRSLRQRLLKPMCQENLPIEAVYHRYMVHMLELAVTFIERLENHLETIRNIPHLDENLKKMSKALAQMDILVTETEELAENILKWQEQQKEVSSCIPKILAEENYLHKQDAIMPSLPFTSKVHIQTVNAK; this is translated from the exons ATGGCTGCTGCGAACCCCTGGGACCGCGCGGGCGAGCGAAATGCTGCGGGGCTACTGCTGGACCGTTTCGTAGCTTCGGGGCTGGTCACTCAG GAGATGTTAAATATATCTAAGAAATCAGCTTCTTGCTTTGTGAACTTCTCCAGACTACAGCAGATGACAAACATTCAAGCTGAAATCTACCAG AAAAACCTGGAAATTGAACTTTTAAGACTAGAAAAAGATGCAGCAGATGTTATTCATCCTTCCTTTTTGG CTCAGAAGTGTAATGCTCTGCAAAACATGAATAATCATTTGGAAGCGGTGCTAAAAGAAAAGAGGTCCCTGCGGCAAAGACTGTTGAAACCCATGTGCCAGGAAAACTTGCCTATTGAAGCTGTTTATCACAG aTACATGGTACATATGCTGGAGTTGGCAGTGACTTTCATTGAAAGATTAGAAAACCATCTTGAAACAATTAGAAATATCCCTCATTTAGAtgaaaatctaaagaaaatg AGCAAGGCTTTAGCACAAATGGATATTTTGGTGACTGAGACAGAAGAACTGGCAGAGAATATACTCAAGTGGCAAGAACAACAAAAGGAAGTTTCCTCTTGTATCCCCAAAATACTAGCTGAAGAAAATTATCTTCATAAACAAGATGCTATAATGCCATCTTTACCTTTTACTTCTA
- the HAUS2 gene encoding HAUS augmin-like complex subunit 2 isoform X5, translated as MVHMLELAVTFIERLENHLETIRNIPHLDENLKKMSKALAQMDILVTETEELAENILKWQEQQKEVSSCIPKILAEENYLHKQDAIMPSLPFTSKVHIQTVNAK; from the exons ATGGTACATATGCTGGAGTTGGCAGTGACTTTCATTGAAAGATTAGAAAACCATCTTGAAACAATTAGAAATATCCCTCATTTAGAtgaaaatctaaagaaaatg AGCAAGGCTTTAGCACAAATGGATATTTTGGTGACTGAGACAGAAGAACTGGCAGAGAATATACTCAAGTGGCAAGAACAACAAAAGGAAGTTTCCTCTTGTATCCCCAAAATACTAGCTGAAGAAAATTATCTTCATAAACAAGATGCTATAATGCCATCTTTACCTTTTACTTCTA
- the HAUS2 gene encoding HAUS augmin-like complex subunit 2 isoform X3, protein MPLEPLPGNSGDSSAVVVRKRGSKKMIFQVSAGELSSEMLNISKKSASCFVNFSRLQQMTNIQAEIYQKNLEIELLRLEKDAADVIHPSFLAQKCNALQNMNNHLEAVLKEKRSLRQRLLKPMCQENLPIEAVYHRYMVHMLELAVTFIERLENHLETIRNIPHLDENLKKMSKALAQMDILVTETEELAENILKWQEQQKEVSSYLNTVTEQSTCS, encoded by the exons ATGCCGTTGGAACCCCTTCCAGGCAACAGTGGTGACAGTTCTGCAGTGGTGGTGCGAAAGCGGGGCTCCAAGAAGATGATATTTCAAGTGTCTGCGGGCGAGTTATCCTCG GAGATGTTAAATATATCTAAGAAATCAGCTTCTTGCTTTGTGAACTTCTCCAGACTACAGCAGATGACAAACATTCAAGCTGAAATCTACCAG AAAAACCTGGAAATTGAACTTTTAAGACTAGAAAAAGATGCAGCAGATGTTATTCATCCTTCCTTTTTGG CTCAGAAGTGTAATGCTCTGCAAAACATGAATAATCATTTGGAAGCGGTGCTAAAAGAAAAGAGGTCCCTGCGGCAAAGACTGTTGAAACCCATGTGCCAGGAAAACTTGCCTATTGAAGCTGTTTATCACAG aTACATGGTACATATGCTGGAGTTGGCAGTGACTTTCATTGAAAGATTAGAAAACCATCTTGAAACAATTAGAAATATCCCTCATTTAGAtgaaaatctaaagaaaatg AGCAAGGCTTTAGCACAAATGGATATTTTGGTGACTGAGACAGAAGAACTGGCAGAGAATATACTCAAGTGGCAAGAACAACAAAAGGAAGTTTCCTCTT
- the LRRC57 gene encoding leucine-rich repeat-containing protein 57, which produces MGNSALRAHVETAQKTGVFQLKDRGLTEFPSELQKLTSNLRTIDLSNNKIESLPPMIIGKFTLLKSLSLNNNKLTVLPDELCNLKKLEMLSLNNNHLRELPSTFGQLSALKTLSLSGNQLRALPPQLCSLRHLDVVDLSKNQIRSIPDTVGELQVIELNLNQNQISQISVKISCCPRLKVLRLEENCLELSMLPQSILSDSQICLLAVEGNLFEIKKLRELEGYDKYMERFTATKKKFA; this is translated from the exons ATGGGAAACAGTGCCCTCCGCGCTCATGTGGAAACCGCGCAGAAAACTGGTGTCTTTCAGCTTAAGGACCGTGGGCTGACCGAG TTCCCCTCAGAGTTGCAGAAGCTGACCAGCAATCTAAGGACCATCGACTTGTCCAACAACAAGATCGAGAGCCTACCGCCTATGATTATAGGGAAGTTCACTCTGCTGAAGAGCCTCTCcttgaacaacaacaaactgA CTGTTCTTCCTGATGAGTTATGCAATCTGAAAAAACTAGAGATGCTAAGCCTAAACAACAATCACTTGAGAGAGCTACCATCTACCTTTGGGCAACTGTCAGCCCTCAAGACCCTGAGCCTCTCTGGGAACCAGCTGCGAGCCCTACCACCACAACTGTGTAGCCTAAGGCACTTGGATGTGGTGGATCTTTCCAAGAACCAGATTCGGAGCATACCTGACACAGTGGGGGAGCTGCAGGTCATCGAACTCAATCTCAACCAGAACCAG ATATCTCAGATCTCAGTAAAGATATCTTGCTGTCCTCGTCTTAAAGTTCTTCGCCTGGAAGAGAACTGTCTTGAGCTCAGCATGCTTCCACAGAGCATCCTCAGTGACTCCCAGATCTGTCTGCTTGCTGTGGAAGGCAAcctttttgaaataaagaaacttcGAGAACTGGAAGGCTATGATAAG TACATGGAGAGGTTCACGGCCACTAAGAAGAAGTTTGCATGA